The following are encoded in a window of Prochlorococcus marinus str. MIT 1013 genomic DNA:
- a CDS encoding Re/Si-specific NAD(P)(+) transhydrogenase subunit alpha: MVSFLIPCESALGETRVSATPDTVKKFLDLGCKVFFEKGAGEAAGFLDNYYVKAGAELVEKENNEVKKLVDIVLCVQPPEEKFLSHLKYGSFLVGLLDPYGNKELAEILKSQKISAISLELLPRISRAQSSDALSSQANIAGYKSVLLAASALDRYFPMLMTAAGTIQPSKVVVLGAGVAGLQAIATAKRLGAVVYVSDIREAVKEQVESLGARFIELPKIDETPSESGGYAKQVSDEFLIAQRKELAIQLSEADVAICTAQVPGKKAPKLIDENMLDDMRPGSVVVDLAVLSGGNCACSIPGETIVRKGVKIVGASNLPCSIPNHASSLYSRNLLSLLQPMFKEGKFLIDNDDELIAGSLISKDGVILKSEIIENGGTRS; the protein is encoded by the coding sequence TTGGTTAGTTTCTTAATTCCCTGCGAATCAGCTTTAGGGGAAACACGCGTTTCAGCGACTCCAGATACTGTTAAAAAGTTTTTGGATTTGGGCTGTAAAGTTTTTTTTGAAAAAGGTGCAGGAGAGGCTGCTGGCTTTCTAGATAATTATTATGTGAAGGCTGGGGCTGAATTGGTTGAAAAGGAAAATAATGAGGTAAAAAAATTAGTTGATATTGTTCTCTGCGTTCAACCTCCTGAAGAAAAATTCCTGTCACATTTAAAATATGGATCTTTCCTTGTTGGCCTTTTGGATCCTTATGGGAATAAAGAATTAGCCGAAATATTAAAATCCCAAAAAATTTCTGCAATATCTTTGGAGTTGCTTCCGAGAATTAGCAGAGCTCAATCATCAGATGCATTATCTTCTCAAGCAAATATAGCTGGATATAAATCTGTACTTTTAGCTGCTAGTGCTCTTGATCGATATTTTCCAATGTTAATGACTGCTGCTGGTACTATTCAGCCTTCAAAAGTTGTTGTTTTAGGCGCTGGAGTGGCAGGACTTCAAGCTATTGCAACTGCAAAAAGACTAGGTGCTGTGGTTTATGTGAGTGATATTCGAGAGGCAGTAAAGGAGCAAGTTGAATCACTAGGAGCAAGATTTATTGAGCTTCCAAAGATTGATGAAACACCATCAGAGTCAGGCGGATATGCAAAACAAGTTTCTGATGAATTTCTGATTGCACAAAGGAAAGAATTGGCAATTCAATTGTCTGAAGCTGACGTGGCAATTTGTACTGCTCAGGTGCCTGGTAAAAAAGCTCCCAAACTTATTGATGAAAATATGTTGGATGATATGCGTCCTGGTTCTGTAGTGGTTGATCTTGCTGTGCTTAGTGGTGGCAATTGTGCATGTTCAATACCAGGAGAAACTATTGTTAGGAAAGGGGTCAAGATTGTGGGTGCTTCTAATCTCCCTTGCTCAATACCAAACCATGCAAGTTCCTTATATTCGAGAAATTTATTGTCTCTTCTTCAGCCAATGTTTAAAGAGGGTAAGTTTTTAATTGATAACGATGATGAGCTTATTGCTGGTTCTTTGATTAGTAAGGATGGAGTAATACTCAAATCAGAGATTATTGAGAATGGAGGAACTAGGTCATGA
- a CDS encoding EF-1 guanine nucleotide exchange domain-containing protein, giving the protein MSLTAIECPDGVCHSHHGGHAVPRTAMQKNLQSHGKEWCERLAERIYEMSVDTFSQTVMPSLHSSGWQRKHLDWEFKLANKESEPDEALVEGIINATESFLRSSEVHRLFIQELVQGTFAEAKDDKLPSKAVRKVIENEIIVMIEGKKEELTNKIAKALEEEANGDFELAKDAAIEGINDVEKLLINHTEAV; this is encoded by the coding sequence ATGAGCCTCACCGCTATCGAATGTCCTGATGGTGTTTGTCATAGCCATCACGGTGGGCATGCTGTTCCAAGAACAGCCATGCAAAAAAATCTGCAAAGCCATGGAAAAGAATGGTGTGAGCGATTAGCTGAAAGAATTTACGAAATGTCTGTAGACACTTTTTCACAAACAGTGATGCCAAGCCTTCATTCTTCTGGTTGGCAGAGGAAACATCTCGACTGGGAATTCAAACTGGCAAACAAAGAATCTGAACCAGACGAAGCCTTGGTTGAAGGTATCATCAACGCGACTGAAAGTTTTTTAAGAAGTAGCGAGGTACATCGACTATTTATTCAAGAACTTGTGCAAGGCACATTTGCCGAGGCTAAAGATGATAAATTACCATCTAAGGCTGTTAGGAAAGTAATAGAGAATGAAATAATTGTAATGATTGAAGGTAAAAAAGAAGAATTAACTAATAAGATAGCAAAAGCTTTGGAAGAAGAAGCTAATGGTGATTTTGAATTAGCTAAAGATGCTGCGATTGAGGGTATTAATGATGTTGAAAAACTATTAATAAATCATACAGAAGCAGTTTAA
- the trxB gene encoding thioredoxin-disulfide reductase → MPAEKKKLKTENLVIVGSGPAGYTAAIYAARANLQPLLITGFEKGGIPGGQLMTTTFVENFPGFPNGVQGPELMDLIKAQAVRWGTKLIEEDAISIDLSKRPFSIVTSTQNIKSNSLIISTGASANRLGLKNENSFWSKGISACAICDGATPQFRNEELAVVGGGDSACEEAEYLTKYGSHVHLLVRSKKLRASAAMADRVKANSNISIHWETELLDVLGNEWLEKLKVKRRNTNQEDEISAKGLFYAIGHTPNTSLFTNQLNTDSKGYLLTEPGRPETSLEGVYAAGDVADSEWRQGITAAGSGCKAALAAERWLTKNNLATLIKRDELEPSKAETTKTLEVSNEENFDPEKTWQRGSYALRKLYHETKKPLFVIYTSSSCGPCHILKPQLHRVLNESNGKAIGVEIDIEKDQDIAKQAKVSGTPTVHLFKNKELKKQWKGVKARSEYKSALDELVN, encoded by the coding sequence ATGCCAGCCGAGAAAAAAAAATTAAAAACTGAGAATTTAGTAATTGTAGGCTCAGGACCCGCTGGATATACCGCTGCTATATATGCGGCAAGAGCAAATCTTCAGCCATTGCTTATTACTGGTTTTGAAAAAGGTGGAATCCCTGGTGGTCAATTAATGACGACAACATTTGTAGAGAATTTCCCAGGTTTTCCTAATGGAGTTCAAGGACCAGAATTGATGGATTTAATCAAAGCTCAAGCTGTTAGATGGGGGACAAAATTAATTGAAGAAGATGCCATATCAATTGATCTAAGCAAAAGACCCTTTTCTATTGTTACTTCAACTCAAAATATTAAATCAAACTCGTTAATAATCTCCACTGGAGCAAGCGCCAATCGTCTAGGTCTAAAAAACGAGAATTCGTTCTGGAGCAAAGGTATTAGTGCCTGTGCAATTTGCGATGGGGCAACTCCTCAATTTAGAAACGAAGAATTAGCAGTAGTGGGAGGAGGAGACTCAGCCTGTGAAGAAGCTGAATATCTAACTAAATACGGTAGCCATGTACATTTACTAGTCAGATCAAAAAAGTTAAGGGCTTCTGCTGCAATGGCCGATAGAGTAAAAGCCAATTCCAACATTTCTATTCATTGGGAGACTGAGCTTTTAGATGTTTTAGGTAATGAATGGTTGGAGAAATTAAAAGTTAAAAGAAGAAATACTAACCAGGAAGATGAAATTTCAGCTAAGGGGCTTTTTTACGCAATTGGTCATACTCCTAATACGTCTTTATTCACTAATCAGTTAAATACAGACTCAAAAGGTTACTTACTAACAGAACCTGGAAGACCAGAAACTTCGCTAGAAGGTGTTTACGCAGCTGGAGATGTTGCCGATTCGGAATGGCGTCAAGGCATCACAGCTGCAGGCAGTGGTTGCAAAGCAGCTCTAGCCGCTGAAAGATGGCTAACAAAAAATAACCTAGCAACTCTTATCAAACGAGATGAATTAGAGCCATCAAAGGCTGAGACGACAAAAACTTTAGAAGTAAGTAACGAGGAAAATTTTGATCCCGAGAAAACTTGGCAAAGAGGAAGTTATGCACTGAGAAAGTTGTACCATGAGACCAAAAAACCTCTTTTTGTAATATATACATCTAGTAGTTGTGGGCCTTGCCACATACTCAAGCCACAACTTCACAGAGTTCTTAACGAATCAAATGGAAAAGCAATAGGTGTTGAGATTGACATTGAAAAAGATCAAGATATTGCTAAACAAGCAAAAGTTAGCGGAACTCCAACAGTACATCTTTTCAAAAATAAGGAATTAAAAAAACAATGGAAAGGTGTCAAAGCAAGAAGTGAATATAAATCCGCGTTAGATGAACTAGTGAATTAG